The following coding sequences lie in one Glycine soja cultivar W05 chromosome 16, ASM419377v2, whole genome shotgun sequence genomic window:
- the LOC114389927 gene encoding uncharacterized protein LOC114389927 codes for MGNFDQDRWRWNFKWRRNLLDYESDQAVNFMEEINSIHIQRYVKDVMLWKADPSGVYTTKSAYKLLITPSTPASDRRTSQLLWHMKIPPKDAVFTWKLLRDRLPTRANLSRRGVIIQDIACPLCGDEQEEVGHLFFNCKKTVGLWWESMSWIQAMGPLPASPVDHFLQFCDGFGAEKNHSTCCGWWVALTSTIWKHRNFLIFQDKPFEPQKVMEDAMFSIWS; via the coding sequence ATGGGGAATTTTGACCAGGACAGGTGGAGGTGGAACTTCAAGTGGCGAAGGAATCTGCTTGATTATGAGAGTGATCAAGCTGTGAATTTTATGGAGGAGATCAATTCCATACACATTCAGAGATATGTTAAAGATGTCATGTTATGGAAAGCTGACCCTAGTGGGGTGTATACCACTAAGTCTGCTTATAAATTACTGATAACACCTTCTACACCAGCCTCGGATAGGAGAACATCACAATTACTATGGCATATGAAAATTCCTCCAAAAGATGCAGTTTTCACTTGGAAGCTTTTAAGAGACAGACTCCCCACTAGAGCTAATCTCTCAAGGAGAGGGGTGATCATTCAGGATATTGCTTGTCCTTTATGTGGTGATGAACAAGAGGAGGTGGGGCATCTATTTTTCAATTGCAAGAAGACAGTAGGGCTATGGTGGGAGTCCATGAGCTGGATTCAGGCTATGGGACCTCTCCCAGCTTCTCCAGTGGACCATTTTCTTCAGTTTTGTGATGGTTTTGGAGCAGAGAAAAATCATAGTACTTGCTGTGGATGGTGGGTTGCTTTGACAAGTACTATATGGAAGCATAGGAACTTCCTCATTTTCCAGGACAAACCTTTCGAGCCACAGAAGGTCATGGAAGATGCTATGTTCTCAATTTGGTCTTAG